Below is a window of Camelina sativa cultivar DH55 chromosome 11, Cs, whole genome shotgun sequence DNA.
TATGAACTTTGTCCGTGGGAGACActtcaaaaactttttaacaaGTTTCGATTGATTAATGTTTTCAACAAGAGCTGCAGATTTAGAGGAGATCTCCGATAACTTTCCAGCAAAGCCATCAATCTTCTCTGTATCCTTCATCTTGAGGCGATCAAACTCGGCCATTAAAGTCTGCAACCTTGCTTCTTTAACTCTTTCTGCTCCAACATGTCTTGATTGAATTGCATCCCATACTTTCTTTGCCGTGTCGAGTTCTCCAACTTACAAAATAAGCGCTTCTGGGATGGATTGAAACAATAGTCCCATCGCCATATCATTCATGTCGCTGTCGTCCCCTGGTGTCTCAATTATTGGCCACACCTTGTGTATCCTGAGAAGAATCCGCATCTTCATAGCCCAAACTGTATAGTTTGAGGATTTTAGCATAGGACACTTCAGGGAAGAAGATCCTCCTCCTTCCATTGTCTTTGCTGATTCAACAATATCTCccatagctctgataccaaatatagaatttGATTGTGGTTTTATGAACTCAAGAGAACTTAAAGTATTAActcatttttattagtttaagaaaattccTCAAAACTTAaactctcaaaactctctttcaCAAAAACACCACATAATTGTGTTATGCctcaacacatatatatagtaaaacacCAAACCTAATCCTACTAGGAAACCCCATAagtttagataactcctaacttATTTTGATCCTTCTCTCTTTAGAATCATAACTCTAATAGGATTAGTATAATTTCTCAAGTTAACTTCAAACTTAAACCAACAGATGTGGGAAAGTCCTGAGAAGTTCTGTATAATATTGACGACAAATAGCTTATCGCAGGCTTATCTCAAGTAGGTTACAATCAAAAGTATGGATGGCATAAGTCATCTCTGTATATTGTTACTTTGCACGAGTAGAAtatgatttctatttttctacTAGCTTTCTAAATCTTTTCTTGATTGATAACAAAAGTGCAGGTCCTACAAATGGCCACGTCGTGACTATAGCAATGTATGCCAATAGCCAAATCGATTTCCGGCTGTATCTTGAAAGCTCATccactctcttcttcaaagGACCGAGTAAACTGTTATAAACTTGAGGAGTATTGTCCTTATGTTGATGATTACTTGTCTTTTCATCAATTTGACCACTATCCTCTTGTTCTGAATCAGCTCTTGTTGTGCCCACTTCACTTGATGCTGCAACCATCCCGTCTTCTCCAGTATCCACGAATGGTCCCTGATCAATCGAAGATCCCAATGGTTCTGGGATGATCTGCATCTGAAAGAATGATATGATGCATGTCTTAGGAGAGACTAAGAGTGTGGGGTGATGTCATGGAAACGGACAAAAACTCATTTCTCTCATACCTTCTGTCTTCTGTCTGCAAAGGGGCTGGAGAGTAGCACTTCAAAATATTCTTGCACAGCCCTTGTCCACCTAGACATTACAGTTTCACATTTATCAATTCCACTCCTAAGAAACTCCTTGCGGATAAAAATGTGTGAAGAGTATCTAAGAGACGCAGGCAGATAGATTACCACATGCTTGTTGCTGTCATCCCTTCATAGTAAGCAAGATGACCACCATGTGTTGTGGTTGCCAgaactatgtttttgtttgccCTGCAAAAGTTGAGACATTGGAACATCAGTTTCATCACAATGCGCTACAGAAAGATACAACTAAGAAACTCACCAAATTTCGCCTACGTGAGCCATTCACTTCCTAATATAGCCACGCATGGAAACTCAATACAACAGAGAAACTAACCAACTCAATAGAACAGAAAATCACCAACTCAAGAACAAAACCAGATAATATGACTTTCTAGAGCATCTCCTACTCTCCCATATCAAAACCAATTCCCCAAATACTCGGATCATTGTTTCCTCGATCTAACTTCTGAATGATAGTGAGGTGATGTGGCATTACCTAACATCTAAATGGTTTCATCTGAAGACTTATCAGAGGCTCTACAAGGCTACAACAAAACTGGGTCAACTAGACTATTGTGCAAATTAATGTAGTCCATCAGTTCTAGAGCTGAAAACTGGAGAGGGTCAAAGCATATGGAATCTTACCTACATTCATCCCAAGGAATAGCTTCCCTAGTACAAACTGGATCATCCAAAGCACTGATACAGAGGAGTGGAACAGCGACATTTCCCACATATTGTGCACTGCTTGAACGTCTATAGTATGTATCAGTTGTCTGCATCGTTAAAGATATGGATTTTTCACTGCTTAAATGGAAAGATGGGATATATTAAACAAAGGGTAAAAGAGAACGTGAAGCAAACTGCACCTCGAATTTGGCAACAAGTCTGGTGGCGTAGTTGTCAAACTCTCGAACTGAACGTGACTAAAACAAGACACATAATGAATGGTTAATCTTTTAAGTCAATTTACTCGATTTTTggtaaattgatataaaatcaGAACCCACCTTCTTAATTCCTTCCCAATCGGCTATACGAGAAATGATGGAATGGTGCCTGCAGTTACAACCATGTGTAATGGAAACAAGAAAGACATAActaaagaaagcaaaagtacataaagaatataaaattaacaatacaaGACAAGAATTTAGACATACAATTGTGCATAACCTTGTAGACCAATGGTAAGCATTCTGTCATACAATTTTTGAACGAGTTTGCGGTTGATAAATCGATCACATATCTGCAAACAGTATCCATTTCGATCAGTAAGGCTGACTGATTTTCTTTTCTAGATTATCCATACAAATTTTAGGAATTCGATTCAAAAAATGTAATGGTGAAAATAATCATACTAGAAGCAAGAACTTGTAGAAGATGATGTGAAACAAGAACCTTATTCATGAAATGAAGAGAGACATTTTTCCACTAGGAATTTTAAACAGTTAGCAATATCACAGATTGTTAGTTAGAGAGGACGTGAAGGTCTACTGACCAGAAGATCCCAAGGAGAGCACACAGCAGTAGCTCCAATAAGAGGTGTATTTGGCCCATCCTCCCCAAGATATTTTACCTGGATgatgtataaaattataaaagtaagaaaaaccACATGAACCAATTGTAACCACAATATTTGATGCATGACTTAAGGGAATCAAAGGTACATAAGAGGCGAGATATACCAGAACGTTGGCACCAATGCTTGTTCCAACAGCAAACAAAGGAGCCTCTGGGAACTGAGTATGGATGTGATCAATTACTTTCCGAAGATCTTCTGTCCACCCAGCAGTGTAGACGCAGTCCGACTGAGTCATTTAAAGAGTCAGTCAGTCAATGACTCATAATTTCCCAAACTACATGCATAATTAATAAGATTGCAAAGCCAATTAATCCCTTTGATAAGTCATGCTTCTTCCAGAACATGTAATGGCGAATTTTATAGCAAGATTGACGGTAACATATCGAAGTAGAAGTCTAAGATCATGAATATTATTCTAGCAACTcatctaaatataaaatcagtATAGCCACGCAGCTGTGATCCAAAACATCACCTAGATAAAGGTAACCAAAGCTAGAACTCAAAATCAATACAAAGAAACTCACGGTTAAAGATATCCCTCCAAGTCCACGATGATTTTGCACAACAACATTCCATCCTTCCTTTGCCAGCCTGAACGCAACATGTTTAATATACTGTAGAAATAGAACAGAACAAAAGCAAGAGATACATGAGAATCtcccaaagagaaagaaacggAAACAGAGAAATTAAGTAAGCAGTGAAATTTACTGCAGCAGAAGAATCACTAGTGAGCCCTGGAACCACAATAGCAATTGGAGTCCTATCAGTTCCTGTATTTGAGGCATTGACCACCTGAGATATGCCTTCCACAACtacagagaacaaaaaaaatagttgtaatacaatgaatcaaaaaaaaaaactgaaaacagcAAATGTGTAATTAGTAATACTTAACACCAACCATCAGAATACATTAACCAGTCCAAAGCAATTGTGCCACCATCTGTTGCCTGATAGAGAATCCTGACCAcagaaaatatcaaatctttAGGAAAATTACATCAATTTCTGAAGAACACATATAAGTGTTTGTGCCTACAAGATCTGAGCAAGTAAAAGATATGGTCTTTTGAGCTCACCGCTTATAGGAGAAATGAGGCGATTTCCCAAAAAGGCTAAGGAAAGCTGTTTGAAGATGAGGGCTTGAAAGCCAGAACGTAGGAAAGTATCtgccaaatttttgaaaattacaaaTCTTTAACATAAGAAAGTGAAAGATTGTATTTTTATGGATCAAGAACagttcaaaaaacaaaacatataccGTCCGTGAAGGAGACGACACTTGGAGACAATAAACTGACATAACTCAGAGCTGGGATTGAAAGTGAGAGAGATAGGATCTGCTTTAGGGAAATGAATCTCGAGGAAGAAGTAGAGGAAAACTAAGattgtgaggaagaagaagatgagatagTGAGAGATTGGGATGAAGGAGATAGATTTGAAGAGGAGGGGATAAGGAGAGACCAATTCATCATCATGTGTGATTACGCAATTCATGGTGGTCAATCTTAAAGTAAAGATCTTTTTGATGTTTTGCACAAATGTGGGAGACGAAACGAGAGATAACCAGTTTTGTTTGAACAGAGCTGCTCCAACAAAACTAATTATGACGTTTTGACCATTTGCTTCTCACTCCAACCAAtcgggggttttttttttcattattattattactagatTTCTTAACCAAAAAACCCTATGAAGcacaatatcaaaaaaaaaaaaaaaaacgtaacaaacgtaatcaatacaataaaactaaaatatgtttCTGTTCCGGTAATGACACCTCAGCAATTTGGAGAATTGTAGAACTGAcatttcaattaaaataaattagactTAACATAAATTAATGCTTACAATCTtatgtaacatgtttttttgtcCAAATTATATAGCCTAACAATGttcaaaataacaattaaagacatttaaattaaagtGTGTTCCAATATAGATAAACCATACATAAAATAACTAgaattcaattaattttgtaatatttttatggaaaaatgattgtcagctacttgaagtatacgccaacacatgatcacacatacaaacaatataaatatcctgttaactacgtgaactattgtcatcacataagaacatccataaacaaacataggttatgtgtacaacaccataaacattaaattttggcCAGAgtccggcgttgaccagtgttgaccggcgttgaccagaattttttttttctttttttcctaaaaataataatttttttgtttttatatatttttataaataaataaaaaagattaaatgatttgtataatttacaaaaaaaaatataacaacaaaaaaatataagaaaattatgtaccaaaaaaaatcaaaaattttatgacaaacaaaatttgtggtatatatctagtaactaattttgttaatacagaaaatacaccaaaaataatataataaaactataccaccaaaattttatgtgtagtagatttttttatgaaactataacaaatatatacctttacgttttaaaaatcatgtttttgttttgtattttcaaagatgggagttttaaatatttttttcttttttacttatttataagattatgtcatttgaaatatatccaaggcattgccaactatttttttttttttttaatagatcaacctttgattttacaaaatcaacttttgtttattAACTATCTTCTTGATATATgtctttcatgtaaataaatagaattttcattattttgttcctttgtttttcttattaaaaacaaaaaaatagttggtaatgtcttggatatatttcagatgacataatcttatgataagtaaaataaaaaaaaaattaaaacccccacctttaaaaatacaaaataataaaaaaatgattcttaaaaggaaaatgtatatatttgttatagttttatgaaacaatctactacacataaaattttggtggtatagttttattatattatttttggtatattttctgtattaacaacattagttactagatatatcacaaattttgtttgtcatataatttttttttttttggtatataattttcttgtattatttgttgtataactttttgttgttattttgtttttgtaaggaaattatacaaattatttaatcttttttatttacttatcaaaactacataaaaacacaataatattattaagaaaaaagaaaaaaaaaatttgaatattttttctcatcaacgctggtcaacgccggtcaacactggtcaacaccggattccgaccaaaatttaatgtttatggtattgtacacataacctatgtttcTTTATGGATGTCATTATGTGATAACAATAGTTCACGTAGTTAgcaagacatttatattgtttgtatgtgtggtcatgtgttggtgtatacttcaagtagctggcaatcactttttctatttttattatatcatataatatataaatatactataatttatctttgtatttttgtaaaatgCGGGACTTCGGTAATTTTTGCTTCCGTCCCATCCTTTTTCCAGTCGGGAATAAAAGTTTGTCTTATATCGAAAATGTCCTACATCAAGAATCTCCCATATTgggaatgtgttttttttttttaactatattcAGTTCTCAAAACCTAACTAATTTGATTAAGTGTCAACTTGGAAAACGGTAAATATCTACTTTATGATGATATCCAAATGGAAATACGACGTTTGAATCTCTTATCCAATacctttaaatattttatataaattaggaaaaaaaatatatggaataacCTAGATTATCAAGTTGCACAAACACACATCTATAGGTGTGTCCCACATTACTCATGTGGGTTTCACGAAACGGGTTTTATATgggtcaaaaaaatattaaatctgtTGCAGGATATACCTATCGAGGTGTGTTTGCGAGCTTGATTATTTAGGTTATCCCATttgaaaagtttgattttttgttaatttttatttgatttaataatatacggatttaataaaaatctaa
It encodes the following:
- the LOC104725501 gene encoding phospholipase ABHD3; amino-acid sequence: MNCVITHDDELVSPYPLLFKSISFIPISHYLIFFFLTILVFLYFFLEIHFPKADPISLTFNPSSELCQFIVSKCRLLHGRYFPTFWLSSPHLQTAFLSLFGKSPHFSYKRILYQATDGGTIALDWLMYSDVVEGISQVVNASNTGTDRTPIAIVVPGLTSDSSAAYIKHVAFRLAKEGWNVVVQNHRGLGGISLTSDCVYTAGWTEDLRKVIDHIHTQFPEAPLFAVGTSIGANVLVKYLGEDGPNTPLIGATAVCSPWDLLICDRFINRKLVQKLYDRMLTIGLQGYAQLHHSIISRIADWEGIKKSRSVREFDNYATRLVAKFETTDTYYRRSSSAQYVGNVAVPLLCISALDDPVCTREAIPWDECRANKNIVLATTTHGGHLAYYEGMTATSMWWTRAVQEYFEVLLSSPFADRRQKMQIIPEPLGSSIDQGPFVDTGEDGMVAASSEVGTTRADSEQEDSGQIDEKTSNHQHKDNTPQVYNSLLGPLKKRVDELSRYSRKSIWLLAYIAIVTTWPFVGPALLLSIKKRFRKLVEK